Genomic window (Pelodiscus sinensis isolate JC-2024 chromosome 17, ASM4963464v1, whole genome shotgun sequence):
gcaatgtccacctgcctaatctgcatccctcagCCGACAGAAggacgcagtctagacatatcctgagtggcCATTGCAACAATGTCTAGGAATCCCAAGTTGAGCAGGGAGTAGGGAAAAGACAATGAAacatcactgctgctgctgcttcatttgcaatgccaAGCTGAATATGCCAGGGTGTCTCTAGATGCTTGAAGCGGCCCTGCTGTCTGACATGGTCTCCATTTAACTCTTTCCCTTTTCCCATTCCAGAGGCGACGTTACAGGCCTCCCTGCCTCCTGACAGGACAAACCAGGCATGAGGCTGCTGACGCAAGCCAACAGCACcctgctgatggaggagctggcccTGGATGAGAAACTTCCCCGAGGCTGGCACTCCAAGGGCATCGTCACACCCAGCCAGGGTCTCCAAGGTTCCAGCGGCATCATGATGGACAGTACCAACATCCTGGGAGTCCAGGTCATACTGATCGCAGCTTACTCCCTAATCATTCTGCTAGGATTCATCGGCAACTCCTTAGTGATCTACACAATAGTGAAATATAAAACCATGAGGACTGTCACCAACTTCTTCATTGCTAACCTGGCCCTGGCTGACCTCATGGTGGACACTCTCTGTTTGCCTTTCACCTTGGTATACACACTGCTGGATGAGTGGAAGTTTGGGGCCGCTCTGTGTCATCTGGTCCCTTATGCCCAAGCTTTGAGTGTCCACGTGTCCACCCTCACCTTAACCGTGATAGCTCTGGATAGGTACAGATGCATTGTTTTCCACTTGGACAGCAGGATCTCCAGGAGGCTCAGTTTCACAATCATAGCCACTACGTGGCTGGCAGGTGCGGTACTGGCCGGCCCGCTGGCCATCTTCAGAGAGTACCGGTATGAGGAAATCCCATCTATCAACCTCAGAATAGCCGTCTGTTCTGAGAAGTGGCCTTCTGGAAATAACAGAGATGCCACCATTTACAGCCTTTCCATGCTCCTTCTGCAGTACATCCTTCCGCTGGCCATTATTTGCTATGCCTACATCAGGATCTGGTTCAAGCTGAAAAATCAtatcagccccacctccagcaacGAAAGCCAGTGCCGGAGAAAGAAGACGACAAAAATGCtcgtgatggtggtggtggtgtttgcCGTTTGCTGGCTCCCCTTCCACATCTTCCAGCTTGCCATCGACTTGGATTTGGTGCTCATCTTCCATGAGTACAAACTCCTTTACACCGTCTTCCACGTAGTGGCCATGTGCTCCACATTTGTAAACCCCTTCCTCTATGGCTGGATGAACAAGAACTACCGGAACGGGTTCCTCATGTTCTTCAGCTGCCAGAACAAGcctgagagcatctacactgacggTTCCGTTAGACGCCGGTCTTATACCTTCAAGGCCAACACTCTGAACGGCAGCATCAAGCACTCTGCCGGCAATGGGCAGTTGCCGACGGAGGTATAGAAATGGAAAAACCCATTATCCGCCGGGGCAGAGACTGATCGACCCTGaacgcctcttcccgggactgaCAACTTTTGGAGGGAAATATTGTGTGGCCAAAATATTCTTGCTACCGTGGCTAAATGGAAGAACCTGCTTCATCTATCAAAACCATCAACTGGGTGTACCGTCCGTTCTATCTTGGTTAAGTTTCTGTGCTTTCCTGGCCACAGGCACAGAGAGCAGTTTGTTTGTACGTAAACATGAAATGCGTTATACGAAGgatatttccatttaaaaaaggaGGGAATTCTCTTCTGCTGTGTGCTGTGCAAAAGCTTCCATTCACT
Coding sequences:
- the LOC102460008 gene encoding neuropeptide Y receptor type 2-like, coding for MRLLTQANSTLLMEELALDEKLPRGWHSKGIVTPSQGLQGSSGIMMDSTNILGVQVILIAAYSLIILLGFIGNSLVIYTIVKYKTMRTVTNFFIANLALADLMVDTLCLPFTLVYTLLDEWKFGAALCHLVPYAQALSVHVSTLTLTVIALDRYRCIVFHLDSRISRRLSFTIIATTWLAGAVLAGPLAIFREYRYEEIPSINLRIAVCSEKWPSGNNRDATIYSLSMLLLQYILPLAIICYAYIRIWFKLKNHISPTSSNESQCRRKKTTKMLVMVVVVFAVCWLPFHIFQLAIDLDLVLIFHEYKLLYTVFHVVAMCSTFVNPFLYGWMNKNYRNGFLMFFSCQNKPESIYTDGSVRRRSYTFKANTLNGSIKHSAGNGQLPTEV